The following proteins are encoded in a genomic region of Gossypium hirsutum isolate 1008001.06 chromosome D05, Gossypium_hirsutum_v2.1, whole genome shotgun sequence:
- the LOC107905942 gene encoding tobamovirus multiplication protein 1, with the protein MVRMTKMPLNLTSMELPALVSDWWDEINESTKWQDGIFYTLCAAYALVSSVALIQLVRIELRVPEYGWTTQKVFHLMNFIVNGVRAIVFGFHRQVFVLYPKVLTYMLLDLPGLLFFSTYTLLVLFWAEIYHQARSLPTDKLRIFYVSINAVIYFIQVCVWVYLWIDDNSVVDFIGKIFIAVVSFIAALGFLLYGGRLFFMLRRFPIESKGRRKKLHEVGSVTAICFTCFLIRCFVVVLSAFDADASLDVLDHPVLNLIYYTLVEILPSALVLYILRKLPPKRVSAQYHPIR; encoded by the exons ATGGTTAGAATGACGAAAATGCCACTGAACTTAACTTCTATGGAGCTTCCAGCTCTGGTGTCCGACTGGTGGGACGAGATCAATGAGTCCACTAAGTGGCAGGATGGCATCTTCTACACTCTCTGCGCCGCTTATGCCCTAGTTTCCTCCGTTGCTCTG ATACAATTAGTAAGGATTGAATTGAGAGTGCCCGAATATGGTTGGACGACACAGAAAGTTTTCCATCTAATGAACTTCATTGTTAATGGAG TGCGTGCAATTGTGTTCGGATTTCACAGACAAGTATTTGTATTGTATCCCAAG GTACTCACATATATGTTGTTGGATCTTCCGGGCCTTCTGTTTTTCTCCACATACACATTACTTGTCCTGTTTTGGGCTGAGATTTACCATCAG GCTAGAAGCTTACCAACGGACAAACTCAGAATCTTTTATGTGTCAATCAATGCTGTTATTTACTTTATACAG GTCTGTGTGTGGGTATACCTCTGGATAGATGACAACAGTGTGGTGGATTTCATTGGAAAAATATTTATTGCTG TGGTGTCATTTATAGCTGCATTAGGATTCTTGTTGTATGGAGGAAG ATTATTTTTCATGCTAAGACGATTCCCTATTGAATCGAAAGGAAGAAGGAAGAAGCTTCACGAG GTTGGATCTGTTACAGCCATTTGTTTCACCTGCTTCCTTATTAGGTGCTTTGTG GTGGTTTTATCTGCCTTTGACGCAGATGCATCACTTGATGTTTTGGACCATCCAGTTCTGAACTTGATCTATTACACG CTGGTTGAGATCCTACCTTCAGCTCTAGTGCTGTATATCTTGCGCAAATTGCCTCCAAAGAGAGTATCCGCTCAGTATCACCCAATCCGTTAG